The segment GGAGTTCAGCCCCAGTGGTGTTCGCCCGGATTCTGGAGAAATGCCGATGATAAAGCATGGAGCGACGCAGGCATCAACCGTGAGGAGGCGAAATATTCAGAAGTGACGGATAAGTACAGCTATTGCCCGGCAGCGGATGGAGACCCGACACTGCAGCAGGTTCTTGAAAGAAAACAAGACTATTTCGCGTCTACTGATCAGGGACAAGCCTTCAACTGCGTTGGTGACTTCCTCAGCGACGCACACCCCAACATCAGCTTCTCCGATAATATCCGCGCTCTGAACACCTGCCCGATCAGCAACGCTGGGTACGTGATATTACCGTAGGGGGATTTTGCGGGGTTAGCCCCCGACTTGGGGCAAACGCCGATTTGAAAAAAAACGTACATAATTTCTGGGACGGGTGGATTGCCACTCGTCCCTTTTATTTTCCCACTGAAAACGCGAAAGAGCGCCCGCAAGGGGCGCCCACAAAACCGAGTTGAAATTGGGCCAGCGATGCCCTTTATTTCCTCTCTTGATATGACTACCTCAATGGCTGGATTGCGGACGTGCAGTGAAAGGAGCAGCCATGACCGATAGTATCCTTGGACAGGCAAGTCGCAGTCATCTACCTTGTCGCGGCGTTGATCTGCGGGACCTACGGAATTTTTTTATTCGCACCAGGAAGGAAGCCGTTTGGGTGGCTGGAGTGATTACCGCCTGCCGCACGAGATTATGCTGAAAAAGTCGGTGCTGATGCCGTGCAGTACTGAGTGGAAGAGTAACCGGGAGACGCACCTGTTTTTCACACAAAAGGTGGCCAATTGGCCGCCTTTTGTTGTATCAGATCAAATTTTTGTCACAAAAAACCAGAGACCAGAGCTGTTGTTGCGCTCGTCATCTAAGGGCGTTCGCCGATGACCCAGAGGGCGAGGGGGGCTTTATGTATGAGATCGTGCGACACGCTCCCTTGTAACATCTCCTGCACCAGCGACAGACCGCGGCGGCCGACGACGATGGTATCGCAGTCCTGTTCCAGCGCTTCATCGATGATATCCAGGGCGACGCCGCGCCGCAGCGGCTTGGCCGAAGTCTGCACCTGTGCGGCGGGAAAACCGTTATCCACCAGGAGGTTAGTGATCTCCTGAAAAAAGTTCTGAACCTGCTGGACTTCCTGTTGATGGTCCTCGCCGCCATGCACTTCAAGCGGGGCGCTATCACTCAGCTTCTCCATTTCGCGACTATCGTAGGGGATTCCGGTCATCACCGAAAAGAGGGTGACTTCACAGCCGGGCAGATATGGGGCTACGGTCGCCAGATACTCTGCGGCACTTTTCGAGGGGGGGGAACAGTCAACGGCAAATAGCACTTTCCTCACGTTTTATCTCCTTGTGTGGACGGCAAGGGGGGCAGTTACCCGCTTACAGGAAGAACAAAAAGGACATCAGCGCCAGAAAGAGGACCGCCAGGAGTACGCCACCGCCGACCGGGTAGGCGCTGCGTTCACAGCGGCCGGAAAATTCGTCCGCAGGGACATCCTTGCCAATCATCTTGTAGTAGGGCGCAGCGAACAAGGCGTGCAAGCGGTCGGCGGGATCGACAAAGAAGCGGGCCAGGGCTGCCGGCAGGCGCCGGACAAAGAGCTGGTCGCCCCAGCTGTTCAGGCGGTTGAAGCTCCGCTCGGCGATGCCGTAGAACAATCGGCCACCCTTACGGTAAAACCAGTCGGCATCGAGATTGATCGAACGAATCTCGGCCGGGTAAATTCCCGACAACAGCAACAGTGAAAAGGCCAGAGCCGAGAAGAAGAGGAGCTGGGTCTGGGAAATGACGTGTGAAACGGTATAGGGCTGATAATCGGTGGGGAAGGGGAGCAGATTGTAAAGGTATTGCGGGAAGCAGCCGATGAAGATGCAGAGGGCAGCGGTCATCCCCATGGCAAGGAGCATGTGGCGTGGCGCTTCCTGGCAGCGAATGCCGGAGTCGTGGGAAAAAAAAGCGAAAAAAGGGATTTTGATGCCGGCGTGGTGAAAGACGCCGGCCGAGGCAAAGAGGAGGACAAACCAGACAAAGCGCAGATCCCCGAGGGCGGCGGCTTCCATGACCATCGATTTGCTGACAAAGCCGCTGAAAAGGGGAAAGGCGGAGATCGATGCCGCGCCGACGATGCAAAAGGCACAGGTCCAGGGCATGGATTTGTAGAGTCCCCCGAGATCGGTGGCGTTGATTTTGCCGGTGCGATACAGCACCGCCCCCATCGTCATGAAGAGCAGTCCCTTGAAGAGGATGTCGTTAAAGGCGTGGGCCACCGCGCCATTGATGGAGAGGGCGGTGCCGATGCCGATCCCCACCACCATAAAGCCGACTTGGTTGATCAGGCTGTAGGCCAGAACCCGGCGCAGGTCGTTCTCGATAACAGCATAAAAGATCGGAAAGGCGGCCATTGCGGTGCCGATCCAGATCAATTCGCTGGTGCCGGGAAAAGATCTGGCCAGGGCATAGATCGCCACCTTGGTGGTGAAGGCCGAAAGGAAGACGGTACCGGTGACGGTCGACTCCGGGTAAGCGTCAGTGAGCCAGGGGTGCAGCAGCGGCCAGGCACAGTTGACCCCGAAACCGATAAAGATCAGCCAGGAAGCAGGGGTCGCCAGACCGATGTAAGCGAACTTGGCGCTGCCGGTCTGCTGTACCTGTAAAATAATCCCGGCGAGGAGGCAGAGACCGCCGGCGACGTGGACCATGAAGTAGCGAAAGCCGGCTCCGAGGGCGGCGGGAGTCCGCCGCGCCATGATCAGGAAGGTGGCGCAAATGGTGAGGAGTTCCCAAAAGACGAAGAGCGAAAAGAGATCTCCGGAAAAGACTGCTCCGAGGGCGGCCGCGGCATAGATCAGCGAAGCGACGTTCTGGACCTTGTCGGCCACATGCAAGGCATAAAGGACAGAGAGGAAGGTGATGAGGTGAAAAATTATGCCGAAGATATAACTGAGACGATCAACCCGGCCGAGGATGATTTCATGGCCAAAAAAGCTGGTGACCCAGTGGTTTCCTTCGGGGATCAGCAGGAAGTTAACGAAGCTCACCACGGGCAGGAGCAGCATCCAGCTGTTCCTGATCTTCCCTTTGAGAAAGGGGACGACCAGGGCACCGACCATCAGCAGGAGAAAAGGGGGCAAAGCGCTAATCATAATGATTCTCTTTACGCATCACGAGGGGGCGCAGGATGTATTTGGCCACAAGGACGAGGATGACACAGGCGACAAACCCGTAAAGGGAGTAGAAGCCGAAGCGATCCTCCCAGGGGAAGATGGCATGCTTGTGGTAAATCAGGTCGGTGGCAAAAAGAAGGATGACACAAGTGTAAAAGATGTAGAGCAGTCGCTGCACATTGCGGGGGTTGTCAAAGACACCCAGCTTCTCCGCGAGCGGGGCGGACGAGGTGTCAGTCTGCTCCGCCGGCGGCGGATTATTCGGGGATACTGGCATTGCCGACTCCTACAGAGTGTCGAAAAGAATCCACGCGAGGTAGAGGGTTCCGAGTGTAAAGATGATGAGAAAGGCCGGCAGGTAACCCGGCACCGGTTCATGATCCAGAATCATCTTTTCTTCGTGTTGATGATCGCTCATGGTCGTTTTCCTGGCGTCGCGACTTATGAAAGGGCGAGCTGAATCAGGCGCAAGAAAGTGCCGGGATAAAAGAAGAGGAGCAGCGAGCCGAGGGCCGTGATCGTCAGCGGGACAAGGCACCAAAGGGGCGCTTCCTGAATGCCTTCACCCTCGTCGCCGCTTTTCGCCGGGGCAAAGAAGCCGCGGTAAACAAACGGGAAGAAGTACGCGGCATTGAGCAGGGAACTGATCAGCAGCACCGCCACCAGAACCAGTTGGTCGGCCTGCACCGCTCCGATCACCAGTTGCCACTTGCTGAGGAACCCACCGAGTGGCGGCATACCGATGATGCTGAGAGAGCCGAGAAAGAAAGCAAAATAGGTGATCGGCATCTTCCGGCCGAGGCCATCCATTTCGCTGATGTACTTTTTATGGCTGGCGACATAGATGGCACCGGCACAAAAGAAGAGAGTGATCTTGCCAAAGGCGTGCATGGCGATGTGCAGCAATCCCCCGGTCATTCCCGCCGCCGAGAGCATGCCGGCGCCGAGGATCATGTAGGAGAGTTGGCCGATGGTCGAATAGGCCAGACGCCGCTTGAGGTTGTCCTGAGTCAGGGCGATCAGCGAGGCGGCGAGGATGGTCACAGAGACAAAGTAGGTCAGGGCGATGCCGAGATCGAGGGAGCGCAGCAGATCCGGGCCGAGGATGTCGAAGATTACGCGCAAAATCGAGAAGACCCCGACCTTGACAACGGCGACGCCATGGAGAAAGCTGCTGACCGGGGTCGGGGCGACCATCGCCGCCGGCAGCCAGCCGTGGAAGGGCATGATCCCAGCCTTGGCGAAACCGGCGACAAAGAGGACGAGCAGGAGGGCGACGGTCCCCGGCGCTACCCCGGTGCCACTCAGGATCCCCCCGGAGGTGAAGTCAAGGGTGCCGGCGATGGCGTAGACGATGAGCATGGCCGGCAGGGCAAAGCCGATGGAGGTGCCGAGGATATAGGTGAGGTACTTGCGCCCGGAGACCTTCGCCTCGGCGTTGCGCTCATGCGTCACGAGCGGATAGGTGGAGAGGGAGAGCATCTCGTAAAAGAGATAAAGGGTGAGCAGGTTGGCGGAGAAGGCGACACCGATGGTGGCGGAGATCGCGACCGCAAAGGAGGCATAATAACGGGTCTGGTCATGCTCCTGCAGCGCCCGCATGTAGCCGATGGAGTAAATAGAGGTGCAGATCCACAGGAAAGAGGCGACCAGGGCGAAGAACATCCCCATCGCGTCGACCCGCAGCTGAAAGGGGACACCCGGGATCAGTTCGGCCAGGGTGAAGACAAACCCGTCGCCGGCCAGCACGGTCGGCAACATGGTCAGGACCAGCAGGAACTTGCCGACGGCGATCAGCAGGGTCACGCTTTCCCGCAGGTTCGGGCGGCGATTAGCGAGAATGATGAAGATGGCGCCGATTAATGAAATCCCGACCGCAGCCACCGGTAACAATGAAGTGATGATATTCATGATTCCTCGTGACCGCTAGAAGCCAGCCGGCAGAGCCGGGATAATCAGGTGCTCGACCAGCGGTCCGACCGCCAGGCCGATGGCCAGCAATGCCACTGCAGACAGGAGGAGAGGGCTGAGCTGCCAGGCGCAGGCTTCCTGGCGCGGCATATCGGCACCATGGCCATGCTCGCCGCCCCCCTGAAAATAAGCGATTTCAATAATACGAAAGAAGAGAATGGCGTTGACCAGACTGCTGATCAGCAGGGCGGCCACGTAAATCCAGGCCCAGGGGCCGGCCTGTATGCCACCGAGAATCAGATACCACTTGCTGAAGAAGCCGGCCGTGGGCGGGACGCCGATCATCGAAAAGGCACCGATGGTGAAGGCAGCCATGGTTAGCGGCATGCGCCGGTAAAGTCCCTGCATCGACGCGAGTTTGCTGTCGCCGAGGCGAAAGACGATGGCCGACGCAGCGAGGAAGAGACAGAGGGTCATCAGGGCATCATTGACGATGTGCAGAATCGCTCCGGTCATCCCCGGGGTGTTGGCCAGCCAGACGCCCCCGACCATGTAGCCGACTTCGGCGACGATGATGTAGGACAGCATCCGTTTGAGATCAGTCTGCGCCAACGCCAGCCCCGAGGCGATCAGGATCGCCAGGGCTGCGGCCCAGACGATGAGGTGCTGTACGCCGACGTGCTGAAAGAAGGCATAATCCGGGGAGAAGATGGAGAAGATGATGCGGATCATCAGGAAGACCGAGACTTTGGTCATCAGCGGAGCGATCAGGACGCTGGTGCTGGAGGGTGCAAGGGAATAGGCGTTCGGCAGCCAGCCGTGCAGCGGCAGGAAGGCCATCTTGATCCAGACGCCGACCAGCAGGAAGGCAAAGGCCGTCGCCACCGAGATCGAGCCGTACATGCCGGGGAGGATGCTCTGGATGTCGGCCATGTTCAGTGAGCCAGTGAGCATGTAGAGATAACCGACGCCGAGGAGATAGAAGCAGGCGCCGATCGTCCCCATGATGATGTAGTTGAAGCTGGCCAGCGGCGCCCGCCCTTTGCCCATGGCGATCAGGCAGTAGGTGGTGATCGAGGTGATCTCCAGCAGGACATAAAGGTTGAAGGCGTCGCCGGTAACCACCAGGCCGAGGAGTCCGGCGATGAGGATCAGATAGAGGGTGAAGAAGAGATGTTCCCGTCCGGGTAGCTCTTGACGGGCACTGGCCAGAGCTGAAAAGGTCGCCAACAGCGCCACTGCGGCGATCAACACCAGCATCAAGGCCGAGAGGGGGTCGATGACCAGTTCGATGCCCCAGGGAGCCCGCCAGCCGCCGACCGTGTAGTGGATGGTGCCGTGCGTCAGTACCTGCTGCAAGACCAGCAGGGCGCTGATGGTGGAAAAGGTCAGGGCGCCCAGGGAGAGGACCGCTACCGAGCCGCGCCAGAAGCGACCGGCGAGATTGACGAAAAAAGCGGTCAGCAGAGGGGCCGCTAAAACATAAAGGGGGAGGTTGCTAGTCATGAGCGACCAATCTTGTCGAGGATTTCGTCTTCTTCCAGGGTTCCGTATTGCTTGTAGATACGTTGCATCACCGCCAGGGCGACACCGGTGACACTGACCGAGACGACGATGGCGGTGAGCATCAGGACGTGCGGCAGGGGATTTACCACCTCCGCCACCTTGACGGCTCCGGCCAGGGCCGCCTCTTTGTCGAGGATCGGGATGCCGCCGCCGCGCTTGGCCCCCATGGAGACATAGAAGAGAATAATGGCGGTTTGGAAGATATTCATCCCCAACAGTTTTTTGACCAGATTACGTTTGCCGATCATGGCGTAGAAGCCGATCATCATCAGCACGACATAAAGCCAGTAATTGTATTTTGCGACCACTTCGCCCAGCATCGATTCCATGCTATAGCCCTTCTTCCATCTGGCCGCCGGAGGCCATGTCCCAGTAAATAGAGAGCATGATGCACATGACTCCCAGTCCGACGCCGACCTCTACAAGAAAAATACCGAGCGAGCGCCACTCAATCGGATCGATGGGGAGCAGGCGGGTGAGGATACTGTAGTCGAGAAAGTAGCCGCCGAGCAGCGCACATAAAGTTGCAATGCCGGTATAGATCAATGCACCGATGTTGGCGAGAATGGCGTTGGTGCGGATCGGGAAGTAGCGTTTGCTGGTCGGCAGGTCGTAGCCGAGGGCAATGAGAATAAAGGCCGCGCCGAGCAGCACCCCTCCCTGGAAGCCGCCGCCCGGGCTGTAGTGCCCGTGCACAATGACGTAGAGGCCAAAGATCTGGATGAACGGCACTGTCAGGCGGATCGTCGTCTGCAGAATCAGATTGTCGCCACCGTCGTCCTTGGCGAGTTCCTGTAAGCTCTTCATGAATCACTCCGTCGCAACACCGCCACCACCCCCATGCCGGCGCAATAGATGACCACCAGTTCGAACATGGTGTCATAGCCCCGATAATCGCCGAGAACGGCGGTGACCAGGTTCGGCACATGGGTTTCCTTGACGGCCTGCTCGATATAGTACGTCGAGAGATGGCTGTTGGGCGGCGACTTCGGATCTCCCCAAGGGGCGAAGTCAGCCGTGCCGTAAAGGAGGATGGCGCCGGTCAGGATGGTCGCCAGCAGGGCCAGGGTTTTCAATCCTTACTCCTTCGTGTTGTGCGGAAGATGGCGGCAATGAAGAGGATGGTGCTGATGCCGGCGCCGACCGTTGCCTCGGTGAAAGCGACATCGACCGCCCCCATCTCTGCCCATAACAAGCACAGAAGAAAGCTGTAGGCGCCAAAGACGATGGCCGCCCCGAGCAGGTCGCGAACGGTTATGGTGGCAATCGCACAGATGACGACCATCAGCAGAATCAACAGGTCGAGTTGCCAGATCATGAGTGTTTCTGCTCCTTGGTCCAGGGTTCGACGCCGACCACCAGCGCCGCCTTGGTGAGGGCGTGGGTCGCTGTCGGACTGGTAATGGAGATGAAGGCGACGATCGCCAGAATCTTCAGGCTGACCAGCAGGTTACCAAAAGAGAAGTCGTGGAGATTAAAGAGGGCCACAGCCAGCAGCACCAGGAAGGCCGCCAGTGTGTCGCATTTACCGGCGGCATGCAATCGGGTGTAAAAATCGGGAAAGCGCAAGATGCCGATCGTACCGATGGCAAAAAAGAAGACGCCGGCAATGAGCAGCACGGAAACCAGAATGGTCATATCAGGCGGCCTCCTTTTCCTTGATCAGTTCATCCTGCAGGTGAACACTTTTACGCCGCAGGAAGAATTTGGTGGCACCAAGGGTGGCGATAAAGTTGAGCAAGGCATAAGCAATGGCAATATCGACGAACATACCGACCTGGCCGTAAAGGAGACCAATCAGCAGCAGAACAATCGTTGTTTTGGTGCCGATGACATTGACTCCGACGATACGGTCAAGGACGGTCGGCCCTCCC is part of the Deltaproteobacteria bacterium HGW-Deltaproteobacteria-4 genome and harbors:
- a CDS encoding pH regulation protein F, which translates into the protein MSTVFLAAAIALLLLILLSLIRVVGGPTVLDRIVGVNVIGTKTTIVLLLIGLLYGQVGMFVDIAIAYALLNFIATLGATKFFLRRKSVHLQDELIKEKEAA
- a CDS encoding cation:proton antiporter produces the protein MIWQLDLLILLMVVICAIATITVRDLLGAAIVFGAYSFLLCLLWAEMGAVDVAFTEATVGAGISTILFIAAIFRTTRRSKD
- a CDS encoding Na(+)/H(+) antiporter subunit D translates to MMISALPPFLLLMVGALVVPFLKGKIRNSWMLLLPVVSFVNFLLIPEGNHWVTSFFGHEIILGRVDRLSYIFGIIFHLITFLSVLYALHVADKVQNVASLIYAAAALGAVFSGDLFSLFVFWELLTICATFLIMARRTPAALGAGFRYFMVHVAGGLCLLAGIILQVQQTGSAKFAYIGLATPASWLIFIGFGVNCAWPLLHPWLTDAYPESTVTGTVFLSAFTTKVAIYALARSFPGTSELIWIGTAMAAFPIFYAVIENDLRRVLAYSLINQVGFMVVGIGIGTALSINGAVAHAFNDILFKGLLFMTMGAVLYRTGKINATDLGGLYKSMPWTCAFCIVGAASISAFPLFSGFVSKSMVMEAAALGDLRFVWFVLLFASAGVFHHAGIKIPFFAFFSHDSGIRCQEAPRHMLLAMGMTAALCIFIGCFPQYLYNLLPFPTDYQPYTVSHVISQTQLLFFSALAFSLLLLSGIYPAEIRSINLDADWFYRKGGRLFYGIAERSFNRLNSWGDQLFVRRLPAALARFFVDPADRLHALFAAPYYKMIGKDVPADEFSGRCERSAYPVGGGVLLAVLFLALMSFLFFL
- a CDS encoding sodium:proton antiporter, whose protein sequence is MTILVSVLLIAGVFFFAIGTIGILRFPDFYTRLHAAGKCDTLAAFLVLLAVALFNLHDFSFGNLLVSLKILAIVAFISITSPTATHALTKAALVVGVEPWTKEQKHS
- a CDS encoding cation:proton antiporter (subunit D of antiporter complex involved in resistance to high concentrations of Na+, K+, Li+ and/or alkali; contains an oxidoreductase domain; catalyzes the transfer of electrons from NADH to ubiquinone), which encodes MNIITSLLPVAAVGISLIGAIFIILANRRPNLRESVTLLIAVGKFLLVLTMLPTVLAGDGFVFTLAELIPGVPFQLRVDAMGMFFALVASFLWICTSIYSIGYMRALQEHDQTRYYASFAVAISATIGVAFSANLLTLYLFYEMLSLSTYPLVTHERNAEAKVSGRKYLTYILGTSIGFALPAMLIVYAIAGTLDFTSGGILSGTGVAPGTVALLLVLFVAGFAKAGIMPFHGWLPAAMVAPTPVSSFLHGVAVVKVGVFSILRVIFDILGPDLLRSLDLGIALTYFVSVTILAASLIALTQDNLKRRLAYSTIGQLSYMILGAGMLSAAGMTGGLLHIAMHAFGKITLFFCAGAIYVASHKKYISEMDGLGRKMPITYFAFFLGSLSIIGMPPLGGFLSKWQLVIGAVQADQLVLVAVLLISSLLNAAYFFPFVYRGFFAPAKSGDEGEGIQEAPLWCLVPLTITALGSLLLFFYPGTFLRLIQLALS
- a CDS encoding NADH-quinone oxidoreductase subunit J; protein product: MESMLGEVVAKYNYWLYVVLMMIGFYAMIGKRNLVKKLLGMNIFQTAIILFYVSMGAKRGGGIPILDKEAALAGAVKVAEVVNPLPHVLMLTAIVVSVSVTGVALAVMQRIYKQYGTLEEDEILDKIGRS